GGACCTTTTAAAGAAATGGAAGGAAAAGTTTCTGAAGTTGATGATGCCCGTGGAAAAGTTAAAGTACTGGTATCGATGTTCGGCCGGGAAACGCCTACCGAACTGGATTCACTTCAGATTAAGAAACTGTAAAGAATATTAACGTGAAGGATGTAGAATACAACAAACTGGTACGTGACCGTATCCCAGAAGTGATCGAAGCTTCCGGTGACGAGTGTCAGTATGAACAAATGGAAGAAGATGAATATCGGACAATGCTCAGAGAAAAGTTTGTTGAAGAGGCAAAGGAACTAATAGCTGCTGACGGTAAAGATGAGATTATCAACGAACTCG
The Patescibacteria group bacterium genome window above contains:
- a CDS encoding nucleoside triphosphate pyrophosphohydrolase; this translates as MKDVEYNKLVRDRIPEVIEASGDECQYEQMEEDEYRTMLREKFVEEAKELIAADGKDEIINELADLLELVEAVQDLEQISPDDVADKKNMKKEERGGFENRIKLISIKES